The Drosophila yakuba strain Tai18E2 chromosome X, Prin_Dyak_Tai18E2_2.1, whole genome shotgun sequence DNA segment GTGTGAGACGTTGCAAGCGGTGTACGAGTATCTTGCTCGtctttaaattgttaaaaagcACGCAACTACAACTATAAATTTACTTTCAAACTGCTTTCAAACTTCGATGGATCACTACTATGTCAAAATATAATtctagaatttatttattcatcgACATGAGAACATATTATGATTTTTCTACTAATACAATTATACATCTGTTACAAGGCTTCAGTGCCTAAATTCATTTGCTAACCAAGATCAGTGTTTCTATGTTCTAAAATGCTGAATGCTTTCTTCTGGCCGCCCAAAGTTGCAAGTTTTGCGAGGGGATTCCCCACTGCAACAGCCGCTGTTACACGCCGTAAAACCAGGTCCCTTTTTCCCGCACGGATTGCCATAACAACCGACCACCGAGATGTATTTAAAATCTCGAGCAGAGTTGGACTCTCGGTCCAACcaaaaattaaaccaaaaaaaaaaaacaaaaaaaaaaaaaagtaaaaagttgGAAGGGAAATGCGACGACCAGAACCAAATCCAAAGTGTAAACATTCACAGCCTCCGTTGGGTGAGGGAAATGGCTGTGGGTTTGCTGTGCCTTTTTGCTGGGTGCTTGCGGGGAATGCTAGACAATGCCGAATGCCAAACGCCCGCATCCACAACCAAACCCACAACCAAACTCCCTGGACAGCAACAGCTTCCTTCCGTGCTGACGTTTGATGTGCAGCCATGGAAGCTCagtgatttctttttttttttttctccttttaaATACTGCGAGTGGGCGGCAAACACGCAAGCAACGTGTGCCAACAGCTAACAGCTACTGCAAAAAAAGGACGAGTCAAAACATGCGGTATTTATTtcaaacaagcaaaaaaaagcaacacGAGTTTTCCAAAGCTATTGCtgcggattcggattcagatttcATTGCCGATGGCAAGTTGCGAAAATGCACGGGAAAAACTCTTAAGCAACATGTCCTCCAAAGCCAAATGTCCTCCAAAACCGGTAACTACATAGAATTATAGAACATGTAAGgtatttttttcagtgctcTTCCTACACAGACACACGATGCAATTGCTTGGCAACAGCTTGTGGGGAGGTGTCGCTAATGAAGTCGCAAACAGTCGCTGCCAGCAAAAAATTAAGCAAAGAAagcaacgcaacgcaacgcaacgctCTACATATCCAACCGCATCCGCATGCCTTCATTGTAATAGAAATTATAAGCTTATCCAGCTCCAGCCAGCCCATCACCCACCCATCGCCAACCAttaccacccacccacttccCCAGTTGAGCTGTCGTTTTAGCAACACGTTGCCCATAGCCAAGGACTGCATCCATTGTTCCAATGGCAACATCCGCCAGAGAATGGTAATTGAAACCGGGCAACGTTGCTCGACATGCAAAAAATTCCTCACAACCATTACAGTAATACACATCTCATAATTTAAGTTACTCGCATCTTAAATCCTTGTAAATTGATTTACAGTAATGAACAGCAACCAAGTTAGTTTCCCCAAGCACACctgccccacgttgggcgccacaTTTCCAGTCGATCTTTAGCGTGCACACCAACCGCAAGCGATCAAACCATAGACCAATAAGCTTACGTCTCGCTCTAGTTTTGGTGCTccatttgaaaagtttttaccTTTCTTCGAGGGTGGTTTGCATTAACACTTTGGCACTGTTGCCGCTGGTGatgttgccactgccactgctacagatgttgctgctgctgctgctgctgctgatgcgcACCACCAATGCCACAGCGACTGTGGCGCACAACCACCCACCTAGTGGCtctgccgctgttgctgccactgccgctcTGCTTACGCCTCGTTTCATTTACAACAattcataattttaaaatCGCACCGAACTCGCCTCGTTCtgctactgccactgccactgctactgctactgctactggTTCTCGGTCTCTGTTTTTCTGCTCCTGTCTCGGAATCAGGACTCGTTGGATGCTGCGCTGCTTtcctgctgccgccgctgctggcagtcatttcatttgatttttaacTGCCATCGACGGCAGTTACGACCGCTGGCAACGCGTTACCCAAGCTGTGCttacattattttaaatatttttttaagtgaaacgagttatacaaaaatataattatcaATTTTGTTAACAAAGGTGAGCAATTTGATCTGCTATCTGATATTGGAATTAAATTGTGTTAAAACAATGCgtgttaaaaaaatattccTGTGAAACTGCAATCAACGGTTATTTCgcaatttgaaaacatttttttgattaaatacaattttgaagttttatttttcaatttaaaaacatttttgtgattaaatacaattttgaagttttattttgcaatttgaaaacatttttttgattaaatacaattttgaagttttatttttcaatttgaaaaccattttttgcttaaatacaatttttaagttttatttttcattttcaaaacatttttttgattaaatacaatgttgaagttttttataattaaaccTGATCTTTTGCAtgatttgcaaatattttatgatttataaaagcaaatctttagccaaaaaaaaaatacttttaataaGAATATAAACTAACAGGTAATCAAAATATAAACCAGTTGTAATAGCCCTTTTATCTAAAGTTCgattacaaatacaaaaactttGCTCTGTAACAAATGATTAGAACAAAAGCGAAAATACCATGTGCACTTACATCAATCTATTACCCCAAACAATTCAAGCTATACTTCAAAGTGTCGTTGGTAGAATTATTTACCCATAATTCATACGCATCCAAGGGTTGCACTTTACTCACACCCATCGCAACCCTTCCAAAACGCCAGATCAATCCACAGCCACACGAGGAACCTGTCAGAAAGGGTTCAACTCAAATTCGATTTGCGTATCTCTGGCAGCGGGCAAagttgcaaatgaaattttgtCAAATTTTCAGGCAACCCAAACGGACATGTATACGGACagcggacaacggacaacgtACAGAGTTCCGGATGCGTGGCGGGGCGGTGCGGGGCAGGGGGTAAATGTCTGATGTAGCCGACACACATGGACGGAAAGCCACAAGTggcacattattttaattcgCAGTCAAACGCTGTAACGTTAACACCACAACGCCATGTCACCAACAAAAACGAACAAGTTCATTTGTCCCCATATGTGCGTGCACATGAGCGTGTTGGCTTAACTACAGGGCAGGAACAGGACACTTAACGAGCAAGggttaaaaatgttatttatttctccACTGAGCGATCTAGTTTTGCTCATAAATCATTTCATGCGAATAATCATAAGCGATCAGTAATGCCAGTAACTTTTGTAcattgcatttccatttgcaattACCTTTACCATttgaaacatttaaacatgATGATTTCATTGCCCTGCTTATAAAGCCCCACATTGGGCGCCAATTACATGATACATCGGGCTTTGCAAGAATTACAACCGCGCCTGAATGCCACGAAATGCGAAGCTAGACTTCAGTCGGGGTTGCACAACCGAAACCAGGTGAGCCTGGTGAGGAGGGTTGCTAACTCCATCAGCCCAACTCCATGGGTGGGAAGTAGCGTGGCGTGGGCAACTTATCGCTGTTTGATATGCTGTAATTATGTTATAAGGTTGCCCAGCCCAAGTGCCAGTTAAGTGTATGCATACAGGGGTTGCCCGCAATCCCAGTTCTTCTCTTCTATTTTCCACCGGTGGTGGGTTGAATTTTAGCTTCGCTGATGCGACATCAATCAGCTGGGCAGCCTTAAGTTCGGTGGGATCACCAGCCAAGGGGAAACCCAGTGAGGGATTACTTTTCACTCCGGTTTTAATTGCCACGCTGTTTGGGAAGAGAAAAATCAAGAACTACGCTAAAGTTACTACTCAGCTTATCCGCAGAcgaaagacaaacaaaagtcGGATGCACTTTGCGCATTAATCTCAGCTCCATATTTTTACTTCCCGGACTTATGCTCAgctgcaaaaatgcaaaaacttaTGCACAAACTTGGGCATGGGCCATAAAAGAAAGTTGGCCGACAGCTGCTGattgaatattaaaatgctGCCAGTTGCTCCACAGCCAACGAAGAGAAACTGGCAATTAAAGCTCTGCCCAGCATCAATCAGTGCCGCAGGAAAATCAACGCAATTTCAACATTTCCACCGAGCAGCAGATGGCAGGATAGCCACGCCCatccacccaccgcccacatcCACCGCGCCTTAATTAGCATAATCTAATTTTAACTTTGTCGCAAAAATGTCGCCCCAACCAACATTTTTTCCCACTgccaaaaaatgcaaatcaacAGCGGTGCCTTTTGAAAAACTCCTGCAACGAAATCATATCATATATTCCTTTTGCGACGGCTGGaaaactttatatatttttacagcgaaatgaaaaaacaataaaagtaCAAAATTCCACAAATCCAACACGGAATTccagaaaaaaacacaagaaatGCCAATGAAAgctttacaaaaaaataatatagaagATGAGGATACCTAAAAATGCTATATATTCATTTCAATAATgggttttcatttcaattggGTTTCTAAAAAATCTAGAAATGCGTTGAAATCATGAGGGACATATTCAAGTTTCAAGAAAATAGTTCAATTGGTGTAGTAGTTGATGCTACCCTCGCTTTATTACAGGGTATGCGGTGGCAGGCGTCGTGTCTGCGGCttgttaaaaagtttttaaatgcgaaaatgAAAGAGCAACAAGGCAATGGAGTTGTGGCAATGAAAGGGGGCTGTGGTGCTCTCCAATGAGCGCCTCTGCACGGTACCCGGTTAGAATTGACAGGCGGCAGGAGCAGGATACAAGCAGCCAGGACACGGCGTCAAGTGCCTCAACAGTTTGGCAACACAACAATTGAGTTTGTCCTCCAACGTTCGCGGAAATGGAGGCGGCAATCgggtgggtgtgggtgtgggtgtgggtgtcACTGCTGttgaaacatttaatttactGGAATTTGGCGCAATGTGTGTAAGCTTATTAACAGCTTTTGTTGGATTCGCGGTAGGGGGAGGTTGGATCATAGGAATTTTTTAGGGTATAACAAAGAGTGTGGGGAAAACTTCATTGCCTGTTTTTCTATGCAAATTTCACACACAGCTGTTGGCTTAATAAAGTTATAATAAAGGTAGCTTAGCTGACGGCAGATGTGGCAGCATGGAGTTGTTGCACATGCCAGTTGGGCTACTACAATTATGCAAGTGGAGGTCGTTGGTTTGCTGCTTATTCTTTATCCTTTAACGTTTATATTCCATTTGCTGATTTCTTAGCTTTTCAGACACTCTTAGGTAGCTTTTAAGTTCTACAAACAGGTCCTGCAGCCATTATTTAACATAGACTTCCTTGAAAACCAAGAGaactcacacacactgagACGACACAGAAGACAGATTCACTTGGAGCAAACAGAAAATTCCGATTTAATTGTCCCGTGGGTAATGGGTAATGGGGGTAGCATGGAAAAGGCGGTGGAGTGCCAGTCCAAGACAATgcaaatgtatatgtattatatccctatacaaatataaatctCAAGCGACTTCAGCCACAGAACTTAGCCAAACGTCTTTTGTGTGTTCTTCACTTTTTTTCTACAGCAGCtgaagcaacagcagcaacagcaacagcagcaacagcaacagcagcaacagcaacagcaacagcaacagcagcaacagcagcaacagcaacaacagcagcaaccgcagcaatgaaggacagcagcaacagcagcagcagcaacatctcgTCGAGCAACGCAGCAGGGATGCCATGCTCCACGGGTGGAGCAGTAGCTTCAGTGGGTGTAACCACCAgcactgccacgcccagtgCGCCCAGTACGcccacaacagcagcagcggcggcagcatCTGCTGCAGACCCAACCGCAACGCATTCACAAAATCCGCAGCAACGCAGCAAGAGCAACATCCATGAGCTGAGAAATCAGGACTACGTCAGTCGTCTAATGGCAGCCACACCGCCGTACTTGTATTCCGCGCCCGTGGGAccaaataatttctttttcagcGACATGCTGCGTTCCCTGGTGCAAGCGCGTAATAATGAGACGGCGCGTGtcttgcagctgcagcagcagcaacagcagcaggcgcagcagcaacaacagcagcagcagcagcagcaacatcaggcTGCCTTGGTGCGGCGGCCAAGAAAACGCTCCTGGTCGCATCGTCCATACTACGAGCAATTGCGGGAGCGACGCGATGCCGAGgagaagcagcaacagcaacatcagcagcaacagcagcagcagcaacagcagcagcaacatcagcagcaactgcagcagcaacatcagcaacaatTGGTTCCAGAGAAGCCGCTGGAGCTGACCAATAAAGCCATAGCAACCTATGGCTATGCCAAAATGGAAACCAAGCCAGTTGGCTTGGCCATAACACCACCAACGCCGGCGACGGCACCACCAAGCGCTGGCAGTAAGACTGCCTCATTGGGCGGTGCAGTGGACAGTAGCCTGCAGGATAATGCACCGCCGGCGGCATCGTTGCCGCCACAGGATCTGGTGctgccgccaccgccaccggtGTGGTATCCACCGCTGTACGCGCCATACGGCATTGATCCGCTGCACTTCTTCATCGATCTGCGCGTTTCGGGACACATCTACGATCGCAAGAAGGAGAATGTCTCGCCGCTGTCGAGCAGCAACAATGCCATTGCCGATGAGGGCTCAACCGGCTCGTGTGCCAGTTCGGGCGCCACTTCCGCTTCCGGTTTGGCCAGCAATTTGCTAAGCAAACAGCGTCACGGTTCCGCCTTCACTGTGCCCAT contains these protein-coding regions:
- the LOC6525413 gene encoding general transcriptional corepressor CYC8, which gives rise to MKDSSNSSSSNISSSNAAGMPCSTGGAVASVGVTTSTATPSAPSTPTTAAAAAASAADPTATHSQNPQQRSKSNIHELRNQDYVSRLMAATPPYLYSAPVGPNNFFFSDMLRSLVQARNNETARVLQLQQQQQQQAQQQQQQQQQQQHQAALVRRPRKRSWSHRPYYEQLRERRDAEEKQQQQHQQQQQQQQQQQQHQQQLQQQHQQQLVPEKPLELTNKAIATYGYAKMETKPVGLAITPPTPATAPPSAGSKTASLGGAVDSSLQDNAPPAASLPPQDLVLPPPPPVWYPPLYAPYGIDPLHFFIDLRVSGHIYDRKKENVSPLSSSNNAIADEGSTGSCASSGATSASGLASNLLSKQRHGSAFTVPIPKAAQNDAINLCANAAGSTAAGAGGAGGASGGGAGAGHLTTSSLSLNKFEHYAKYYDLGETKENQPSSTAANLSAAAAAAAAAANFSKSGASYMLQHLPRLYSQFAAHQAQVQSQDTDAKSESASVSASLSAPDLCDDDSLGRNSSDTGAGLEGTSGNQGNCGDIDVEIIDSIKYRTDGESSRCSSNDEASITQID